The following are encoded in a window of Paraburkholderia sp. HP33-1 genomic DNA:
- a CDS encoding efflux RND transporter periplasmic adaptor subunit — translation MQKKPLARAALMVFAAAALLGAGYVAGMHRSTMGNEGTVAATPSTDRTDPKTGRKVLYWHDPMVPNQHFDKPGKSPFMNMQLEPVYADEGGSNGIKIDPGLQQNLGIRYATVRRQETSEGFDAVGTTQFDESKADIVQSRVTGYIDHLYASAPMQRVTKGAPIASLFVPDWLAPQEEYLALKRGGMDDGMLAASRARMRAMSIPDGVITSLDRTGKAQTHITLSAPETGVLTELNVRDGAMVSPGQTLAKVSGLDRLWLVVEVPEALALQVQPGMSVDAVFAGDPAQHFTGHIREILPGISATSRTLQARLEIDNADFRLTPGMLMRARIGAAKKVSRLVVPSEAIITTGKRSVVIVKNSDGRLQPVSVTVGNDAGDDTEVTNGLTEGQQVVASGQFLIDSEASLKSVLPKLEATAPTGASALAPAPAAAAPQTYDTIGKVEQVTAGDITFSHQPVPALGWGAMTMSFGKPSPTAFPDVKPGQTVHFVFRQSDDGYQLTKVEPVGDAK, via the coding sequence ATGCAGAAGAAACCACTGGCACGCGCGGCCCTTATGGTGTTTGCCGCAGCGGCATTGCTGGGTGCCGGCTATGTCGCCGGTATGCATCGTTCAACGATGGGCAACGAGGGCACTGTTGCGGCAACACCTTCCACCGACAGAACCGACCCGAAGACTGGTCGGAAGGTGCTGTACTGGCACGACCCGATGGTGCCTAACCAGCATTTCGATAAGCCGGGCAAGTCGCCTTTCATGAACATGCAGCTGGAGCCGGTCTACGCCGATGAAGGCGGCTCGAACGGCATCAAGATTGACCCCGGGTTGCAGCAGAACTTGGGGATTCGATACGCAACCGTACGCCGGCAGGAGACATCGGAAGGATTCGACGCGGTAGGCACTACGCAGTTCGATGAGTCGAAAGCTGATATCGTCCAGTCGCGAGTGACCGGCTACATCGACCATCTTTACGCCAGCGCCCCCATGCAGCGGGTAACGAAAGGCGCTCCGATTGCGTCCCTGTTCGTTCCAGATTGGCTTGCGCCGCAGGAAGAGTATTTGGCGCTGAAACGTGGCGGCATGGATGACGGCATGCTTGCGGCGTCACGTGCGCGCATGCGGGCGATGTCCATTCCGGACGGTGTGATTACAAGTCTCGACCGCACCGGCAAGGCGCAGACACACATCACGCTATCCGCACCGGAAACCGGTGTGCTGACCGAACTGAACGTTCGCGATGGCGCCATGGTGTCGCCCGGTCAGACGCTTGCGAAAGTTTCCGGGCTCGACAGGCTGTGGCTCGTGGTGGAGGTGCCCGAAGCACTGGCCCTCCAGGTTCAACCAGGTATGAGCGTGGATGCCGTGTTTGCCGGTGACCCTGCGCAACATTTCACGGGACACATCCGCGAAATCCTGCCGGGCATCAGCGCGACCAGCCGCACGCTTCAGGCTCGCCTCGAAATCGACAACGCGGACTTCAGGTTGACGCCGGGGATGCTGATGCGGGCGCGGATTGGTGCCGCGAAAAAGGTATCGCGGTTGGTGGTTCCCTCGGAAGCCATTATCACGACGGGTAAGCGGTCAGTGGTCATCGTCAAGAATTCAGACGGCAGGTTACAACCCGTCTCGGTCACCGTTGGCAACGATGCCGGCGACGATACTGAAGTGACCAACGGGCTGACCGAAGGCCAGCAGGTCGTCGCATCCGGCCAGTTCCTGATTGACTCTGAAGCGAGCCTCAAATCCGTTCTGCCAAAGCTCGAAGCAACCGCACCGACCGGTGCGAGCGCGCTTGCTCCAGCACCTGCCGCAGCTGCACCGCAGACCTACGACACCATAGGTAAGGTCGAACAGGTGACGGCCGGAGACATTACGTTTTCACATCAGCCAGTTCCAGCTCTGGGCTGGGGCGCGATGACAATGTCGTTCGGCAAGCCGTCGCCGACAGCGTTTCCGGACGTGAAGCCTGGCCAGACCGTGCATTTTGTCTTCAGGCAGTCGGACGACGGGTACCAGTTGACGAAGGTCGAACCAGTAGGAGACGCCAAATGA